tagttatagagaatgagagtgttagtaggaggcggggaccacccccttatttatttaagaattggattatgccttacttggagttagaatgactcctttataggtgaatttcatattttgtcgagtggctcagtgggttttggcgtgctgctatcccagggagctcattaatagtcgaaagtgggagttattcccatctgataaagtattagattatgattagctggcgtgactcaactggattatgtccggttgatttattagtcccctaggtgagatccgacgggatcaccgtaggggggtatgagcatgcttgtgTCATTGGACGCcagatggccgataacgccccttgaccgaggtgttaccatgcgtgccttgcaaaccccaatatggtggcctcttcactggtttagtaccctagtgtgttagtttttcccgaaggtaggacccgagagggtcagctggagagGGCATGAACTCATACTTTTCCATGGGcaccggatggccgataacgcccttggccgtgtcactatgccaggaagtagagaaaagatctactgatagaaagttattcagtgatagaaagtttattcattgatcgaaagttatttaatgatagaaggttcattctttgatagaaagcttacacattgatagaacgtttactcattgatagaatatctactcattgatagaatagtttatgctagtgaggaGTGTGCCTAatttaagttacctcaagggtattacagactataaTCACACTTaacttaagatagacaagctctataaggtcatgtgttaggtattctgttaatgccttggttgagttgatactatgcgtgttttgcaagagtttatgttttgaaaagtggagtgtgaagacctgcattctaccaagaacacatggttcgggttggaaaggacgtaatgagatcaagaagtataagtgaacgataaacggttactatatgtgcttgtgtcttatgaaatcatcttctgatgctagttactgatgtgtacgtgtttgtgtttatgtttgattgttgatgaccttctatgattgtcctgctatgacacattggtctttggtttaatgtcgagcagcaggaggatcatagactgTAAcacccggcccctcggaccgctggtgactactcatggagactatAGACTgaccccacaaaccaacacaagtctttccggcgcactttggcctcactcgtgcgcacccgggaaaacttcccaggaggtcacccatcctaagattgctccccaccaagcacgcttaactgtggagttcttagcaaatgggctccttagaaaaaaagatgcatcttgttgatatgaatagtctgttaatcctttttcaagctaaatctggggtattacataGACAGGTGTAGCAGGttttggagcttcttttgcattgtgttgcattgggggagagtgatgagggcgaagcataacctgtgtcataccgttatctttcgattttgtaactgttattatcttttgtaaactttggttgtatatgttctgttacgaggccttgtgtcctcctttgtatatttgtatttccgctgcgtagtttataactctgtatggttttaaggagttaagtcattttaaaatgcAAGCGTCGACActagaaccacgatccatgtttggcatgttgattAGAGAagtcggcgatgaatcattccatCGTGGTGTGAGATtctaaaggcaatgatgccttagattatttttaatgtttttattgtgttaagtgctctaccacatgttcgattttttagaatagatgctgccgaaattccTACTcaactttttaaagttaatatttaacatttatccaaattcttttccttttcttttatgtaacacctgaatttccacccgtcctttacgattttggtttcgttaaggggtcgaaaATTTTAGAGTGTTACAACTATACTacccaaaacgctaaaaaaaactaacacaAAACACTACTCATTGAACACTATTAAATACTTAGTGTTTTAATTTAAGTCAAACTACTAAAAGCTACTATGTCCCAACCAAACATGCTTCAAGTGGGCCATAAGAGACAATGAGTATCGAGTATTAACCTATTTTTAGGATATGATGTTATTTTCTCACATAATTATTTTGAAGTCATGAGTAATATTGTTGCTTCTTAGTTAGAAATaaggttttcaaaaaaaaattcagcaTTTTCCCATTGCTATTAGCGGCTCCACCTAGATTGGAGTTTGCAGGACTGAATGTACGATTTTCATCTTTATTATCAATTGttacaaaaactaataaagagATTGTTACAGATTAATTTTTGGTAGCACATGTCATGTaatgaattaatttattttggttcattataaaattaaaatcaaagaaCTATAGATCTTTAGcccatcaaaataataaacgtTACTCAATAAAAGTTGATGAATAAATCTATGGCTTATAGGTGTAGAGATCTTTATGTTTACATGAAATGCTTTTCCTTTCTACCCTTTTGATACAAATACGATTATCACTATctacaaaaatatcaattttggtGCGATGATCAATTTCTATAAGATTATCAATTCTTCCTCTTATTATAGGGAATTATCCTTATCccaattttttaaacaaaacaaatacacTTCACTTACACCAGAAAAACAGAAAGACATTACAATTGAAAGTGATTACACACGAGCATtttattgatcaatgttcaacTTATAAATTCTTAAGCTCCCACAATAAAAAGAGGaggtttaaaataaaaagagtctATTTTACAAATGACTGTTGATTGATAGTGAAACCTGCAAGTTTATTTGCTAGTTGTTAGTCTAAATTTTCAAGCTAACCGTTATGTTGACAGTTGACAATTGACTTTTTATCAAAGAAAAAACGGATCAATAAGCTACAAAATAAGTTGACCACTTTAGTTTTGACTTAAAAGTCAGCCTATTTAACCAACCAAAAATCCAAAACCAAAAGTCAACTAAAAACCCAACCAAAAAACGTCATTTCCCGAAAACACACCCTAAATCTTTTATCTATACCCAAATGATCTACTTCCAAACCCAAATGGCACCAGCTTCAATAAGCATAGGCACCAATTTTCCCTGAATTTGAAGGCTAAGAATTTCATTGGACCCACCAACAAACTTATTTCCAATAAAAATAGTTGGCACACTTGGCTTACTCCCCATACTTGTAAGACCCTTTTCAACCTCATTCCCATTAGGGATTTCATCAAGCTCATATATTGTTGCATTGGCTCCATAGCTACTCATTAGTTGCTTCATTGAATGAGACACACAACATGAGCTTTTGCTGAAGATCACTAATGGCTTTTCATTCACTAGATTCCTTACGCtttccatttttggtaagcaatgCAAGTTTCTTTTCTAATTGAAGTTGTGTAAAATGGTAATGGTTGTGTTTAGGATCTGTTTTTTGTGCTCTACTTATGATGCCTACAAGGGCTATTTATAGATATCAGCCGAAACAAAGATCTGGTATTTATGCTGAACAAAAGTTTAGATAGTATTTGTGGTTAATATTCTTGGACCAGTATAGattgtaaaaatgcggtaacgatAACGAAACGACAACTTGGTAACGGGAGTAATGCGGTTATCATAATGCCTAAATATCGGTTGAATCATAAAACAACCCTTGATACAGCTAGCCCTTAGGCCTTAAGgcagttttttttttacacttttacaaCGCCAGAAATATcgatttgtttgtttttaaaacctttataATGCAGCCGATAAGCAAGAGTGATATGATTATATAACGCTTATATATTAGTCAAAGCATGAGATATCCCTTAGTACAACtcaaaaagtgtttttttttttaacatttttacaaatattagattttttgaAAACCTGTACAATATGGCCTTATTTTTATTCTATACTCACAGTTGCTCATATcaataaggtgcatcttctttagGAGAAAATCTCCACATTTAGACGTGCTTAGGTTGAATTATCAGTATAATCTCTAAAAGTTTTCAGAAAGCGCATGAATAAAGACAAAGTGTGCTGAAAAAGAATTATGTTGATTTATAGAGCTAGTTTGTCTTTAACCCACAAAGGGTTAGGCTGTTACAAGCAAGGAATGTAATGAAAAATATCAAATGCTTTGAAGATTCCACTTTTTAAGATGCTGTGTTTGTTCTGATAGTGGAGTAAAAGAACAAATTCTAAAAATGGCCTTTCAGTTCAAGTAGTTCCAGATATTTTGTAAAATGAGGAAACTAGATGTGGCTTTTGCTTATCATTTCTTCTCTGACTCTTACTTTCAAGTGTTGGAGAACTGTTTAATTTAAAGCTATTTTTGGAGGAATCTAATGATGTGGATGAAGGATTTCAAGTCTACCTAGGGTTTAAAACTTTACTATACTCGAGATTGATATCTGAAAAAGTTTGATGGTTGATATCATGTTAATAAATCaacttaaatataaatttaaattgatggttgaaCTTCtatgatttgttttaaaatctGTATACTATATTCTATAATCAATTTGTATGTAGTGCTTGGCACGTAGAAGTATGAATTAATTGTTAagaaatcaattcaattaaagCCAACATGACAGAAAGGATACGAGTTTGAATTTCATTTACTCTTCATTTTAAATGGAATATTTAGCATCAAGAGAAAAACATGAGTTGCATTCATACTTCCAAACCAAAGGGTTTTCGTGTGAGGGTCTAGAGGGTTTATCGTGTCAAAGTTGACTCTTTTTGTGACATTTTTGAATTGACGCAAGACTTTTAGCATTAAGATTACTTAAACCAGCAAAAAAGCCTATTATAACTTTGGCGAAAAGAAATTTTTGTATGGTGACTTTTCATAAATAGAAGTGCATTTTTCAAGTTTCAGCTAGCTTTTTCAGTGGCTAAATATAATTTGTTTGAATAACAATTTTAAAGAGGAATAAAGAAAAGAGAAGGGGAAGGGGAGAGAAAACGAAGTGAAAGGAAATGAAATAAAAGTCACTAAAATAgacaaaaattttcttttaaatcttttcaactttgaaaaaaactaaaatcttaacaaaaattattcatattatttCTCCAATCCAATCTCTTTTTATTAAATCTCTTTCCTTTTATTCTGTTAtcaaaattaagattttttCTCCTTCTAAATTTCTTcacttttattttctatttttttcctatctaaattaataagaatGCAAATGCAATACATAAGTAGCTCACTAGCAAGCGAAAGGCCGATTCCATCGACCACTTGAATGAATGTGTTAAATCCAAAATGGATAATCCCTTATCCATAAATCAACACTTGTTTTACATTCTTTACATTTGTATATGCTATTCTTCTTGTGGTGTCTTTTTTTTCACATTCACACTTCACAAACTCTTAAATGACTCAATCTTATAGTAGAACGGTATCATACAAAacttattttatgtttattttttctcttctctttttaATATGCTTTACATTTTTAGTGTTTGATTTAAACCGTAAAGCACAATTGTAAAATGTTATTTATAACCATAAATTTTGGGCATTTATTTTaatcacaatttttttaaatgaaattccAAAATTGCCCCTAATGTATTTTTCTTTCCCTTTTCTCTAAATTtctctttaaaataaatttatcaactaaaatttaacattaaaaCAACATGAAAGGTGAATTCAACATCGAAAATGTCGAGATAGTTAAATTTATGCAAATTCTCCAAATTTTCTTAAATGTATCaactttaaaaaagaaatgAGTGATATACTTATAGGTTTAAGTACCTACTTTGCAAATTGTTcaagccacttcaacacagacCATATAGGTTAACTTATGGGGTGTAAAACTTATTGCCGATGACTTGAAGATGCTCAAAGGTAATGAGACTCAGACAATTGAGTTTCGTAAACCACTTTGAACATGCTAATCGacaattatgtatatatatgatgttCTCGTTCAATTGAGAGGAGTCATAACTAGAAATTTATAAGAAACAATTTAAGTACATggaagaataatttttttttttgaaatgaagaaCATGGAAGAATATTGTATACATTGATGGATTATATTAACAATGAAATTCGAAAAATGTGAgatgtatattatttttgcttGTACAAGAAATTCAAAACTACGGTAAAGTTAGGAACTAATGATTTGCAAAATGATCTTTATTTACAAACACAATTAGCTCACAATGATATCACTTTTATTTATACTTAAGTTAAAACCACTATCATTCTAAATAGTGgggcaaaacaaaaatatataataattttaaaaattcaaattgatATTTGAGACCATATAATATgcaatatactttaaaaataattaatatataacaataataaataacaatcaagaaagtatattttttttaaaattcttgcACAGTCACACAAAATATGCGACTATATGGATATCAAGTAGTATAAAACAAGCAATTAGAACCATTTAtaggatttttaaaatttgaaaaagacaGATTTAGTTAGAAATTATTTCTATACGTCATTTGCATAGTtaaattaattgttattaagCTTTCAATTCATGGAAGTTAatatttaagtataaatttagTACTTCTAGTTTTCTAAAAGAACATGTTATGAGGATTTTAAAGAAGTGATGTGCAAAATtcataaatcaattaaaaaaaatggaaacaaataaaaagaaaaaatactaGTAATTTAAAAAGAGTTTGAAATAAGACAATTGTTCGTTTGtttcaattataataaaattattagtcATGTGACAGACTATATTTCTGTATTTTAAAAAGACAACCtcaaaatttacatttttattttttctttccattATATTAACAAGActatttaacaaataaatctataataaaataattttaatgaaataataaaaatacaataatattgTTGCAGTCATCACATGATCAAGATTGAGTAATTGAACAAGCATTGTCTTTGTCAATTGGCGCAAGTCTAAACCAATTTACCATCCCCCCTTCAACTAAAAAACGACaatcttcaatcttcattgaatCCTCCAGATAAGGATTGAGGCCCTATTtctattttctctctcttcctccttcaatttcaaccactaatcttctcattttctattaaatttttttcaccCACCACTTAAATTCATCatatttcactttaatttttctttacaaattCTGGGTTTGTTCAATTTTCACTAGAATTGTTTGTTAATTTATCTGATTTTACCTAAAGGTCCAATTTCCATTTCTAATTTACCCAAAAAAGGTTTGGACTCTGAATTGTGTCAATGGCATCAACATTTGTTAGCAATAACATCCCTTGCAATGTTGGGTCAATAAAGGGTTTCAATAATTCTCAGAAATTTGTGGGGTTTGGTTCAAGTTTAGTATTTGGAAACAGGAAAATTTGTCTGAAAAATTGGGGAAATTCTGGGTTTGTATCTCCATCTCAATTAGTGGTGAAGGCAAGTGAAAAAAGGGAGAATTTGATTCAGGAGAAGAAAGGtttgagcattgaagaatgtgAAGCTGCTGTTGTTTCAGGGAATGCACCTTCAGCTCCTCCTGTTTCTCCTAAGCCTAGAGCACCTGCTAACACACCTCTTATTTCTCCCCTTGTGAGTCTTCTTTGT
The Amaranthus tricolor cultivar Red isolate AtriRed21 chromosome 11, ASM2621246v1, whole genome shotgun sequence DNA segment above includes these coding regions:
- the LOC130827389 gene encoding monothiol glutaredoxin-S6-like → MESVRNLVNEKPLVIFSKSSCCVSHSMKQLMSSYGANATIYELDEIPNGNEVEKGLTSMGSKPSVPTIFIGNKFVGGSNEILSLQIQGKLVPMLIEAGAIWVWK